In Setaria viridis chromosome 5, Setaria_viridis_v4.0, whole genome shotgun sequence, the genomic stretch TCTCCGGTAAATAGTGATTCACCAAAACTTGTAGAAATAGTTAGAGTTAAACCCCTATCTCTAGTTTGGTTCTTGTTGTTTCACTGTTCTTTATTAGAGTTGACAGTTGGATATGACATTTAAGGACCGTCAACAATCGACAGCCTGGAAGAACATTCGCATAAGTTAATCAACTAGTTTACTTGTCTCATGACACATATTGATACATATCATAGTTTTTCTCATTACAGGCCAGCTCTTTGCCTACATCCTCCGCAGCCTGTTGATATTGGTTGGCCAACTCTGGAAGGTTATCAGAATTGAAGTCCTTGGCAACCCTTGCTCCGACGTGCTCCATGGCCAGCTAGGGGAAATGCGGCTTCAGAAGCGCAACGACATTCTTAGCGCACTCCATGGCGATCTCCTTCATCAGGGCCTTCAGTTGACCAGGAGCACTCCTCAGACTGTCCAGCAGCGACGTTAGCTCGGTACCCTGCAATAATCACCTGATCATGCTAAAGACTATGCATTGCTGCAATCAAGCACCGGTCCATGTCCTTGCGCAAGTCGGCCTCAAAGGTAAGTTTTTGTGACATGGCATCCTATGGGTGCACGACAATGTCATGGTCTTGCTGCAGTCGGGCATTGGCAGCTTCGTACTCCTTGAggtctctcttccttcttctgggCATTTGCAAAATTACCAAGATTCAAGAATAGGAACCAGCCTCATTTACCCAAACTAGAATCCTCACAAGGGTCGAAGCCGTACCATTCAACATGGCGCTGAGATCGCCCTGGACCTCCTTGGTTATACGCTTCTGGTCAGCGAGCTCCCGATCCTTTTGCTGGAGCTGCTCCGCGGCATCCTCCTTGGCCCTTTTGAGCTTGGCCTCCAGGTGCTTGGATTTGAGGCGATACTCCTCGGCATGGTGGACGGCGTCCGCCCTCTTGTGCGCACGCTCAGCCAAGTTCTATACAAAAGTTACTCTAGCAATTCAAAGAAAGGAGACAGGAATGAAGGTCAACACCAAACTAGGTCGGCCAACTTACATATAAAACCTCCGCGATCTTAGTAGAAGATTGCTTCAGGTCGGCAAGATCCTTCTTGTTGTCGGCAACGTCGTGCGCCACGGCCATCTCGGAGAAGTCCAGAGTGGTGGGGTCGACCTCCTCATGGGCATCGACGTCAGCGTCGTAGCCTGCTGCCTCAGCATCAACTGGCGCCTCTGAGGGGGTCTCCTTATTCTGCACTTCGGTGCTGGCATCCGTGGCCCCGGGCACAGAAGTGGCGGCGTCCCCGGCAGCATCTTCGTGCGACAGAGTCCTTTGCTTGAGCCTCTCAGGCTCCACCACCAGGCTGCTCTTGCATCCAGCCTGAGTAGAAGTCGCAGATGCAGCCCCAGGGCCGCATCAGGCATCTGACCTTCTACCTGGGTCTCAACAGCAGCATCCTGCAGACTTGGCTCATCATCAGTCACCACCTTCCTGCTCAGTCGGTGCAGCATAGAGATAGAGTGAAGCAGTATACAAACAAACTTTCAACAATAAACGACGTAACAACCATTCTAACAGTGTGCTTTTCTTCGCTCCAAACTTCGAGCGAAGAGGCGCCGGTGATGGCAGGATCGGCTCCTTCTGCTGTCCCTCGCGGATCTCCGGCTTCAACCGCTCCTTGAGCTTCTCCATGTCAGCAACAGTTGTCTCAAGGAGctcatctttctttttcttcacggCCGGGCTGGGCGACTCGGAGTCGTCACTTACTGCCCCAAATGAGGCTTCAGCAGGAGAGGCGGTTGCCACATACGGTGCCTGGGGTTTAGTGGCCCCTCTCTTCTTCCGCTTTCCTTTCTCCGCCTCTAGCGCCTTGGACTCTACCACCTTGCGCACGGCCTGGCGTGTCGACCGCCCAACAGGAGCAGCGCTCCTAGCCTCTGTCCTACTGCCCTGGACCGGCACGTCCTCGTCAGAGACGTCGATGGACGAGTCCGACTCCTAGTCGAGGGTAGCAAGCGGGTCGTCGGCATTGATGGTGGGGCGGACCTTGGCCGTCGTGGCTCAGCACCTCCAAGAAGTGGTGCTAGATAGAAGAACTCAAGTTCACGGCTCTAGCCAGTATACAGGATGATATAGAGAAGACGCAAGGCAAAGCACAACAGGACAATTCGACAATGAAATCAAGATCTTACCGGGTCGGCCGACCTTTTGAGGGAATAAGCTTTGGGGCAGCGTTTGTTCTTGATGACGCCGCAAAAGAACTTGGACACTTGGCTGGCGACCTCTCCCCAGGTAACCTTCCGCTGTACCTCCCGGGTCAGATCCAGGCGGTGTTAACCTCCGGCAAAAATTGATGCTCACAGCCCTCGCTGTGAGCCCACGCACCTTCAGGTCAGTGATCTTCTTCAGCAGCTGCTTTACCTGGGCCATCTCCTTAGAGATCAGCTGGTTCGACCACTCCGGCCTTGTTACGTGTGCGAACCTGAGGTGGGTTGGCAGCTCGGGTTTCTGGTTGGCGATGATGAACCATTCCTTGTGCCACCTCTTGTTCGTATCCTTCAATTGCAGATCAAAATACTCGGCGACCCTCTTTGGCTGCAGCAAAAATCCACAACCGTCGATCACTCGTCTTCCCCTTCATCGTCACAACTTTCAGTTGGTACAGATACCTCTAGAGATTGAAGTGGGGGGATTCTGAGAAATAGCTCGCAGAGATGGATAAAAACGACGATGTCCAGGATTGAGTTAGGGTTGAGATGCACTaactcaatcttgtagtagtcgAGGAGTCCACGGAAGAAATCTCCGACGGGGATCCTGAATCCTCGCTCGAAGAACGCCGCGAAGATGATGGTCTCGGTCCGATCTTCGAAGGGGAAATGTTGGCCCGTGGTCGCTTTTGACTCCAGCAACGACTTGGGACCAAGGAGGCCACGATCGACGAGTGCTTGGATCTTCTCCTCCATCATCACGAACTTTACCCAGTACGTCGATGAATCCGGTGCTTGCTCGGTCACCATTTCTTCGGTCTCCAGACTTTGAGGAGCGGATCTGATGAAGGCGGGTCTCTTGGTTCGCATACGACGCGAGATGGCGGCAGCTATGGCTCGCTGGAAAGAAGGCGGGCAACTTGATTCAAGGGCGTTGCGGCGCAACCTAGGGTTCGCGAGTACGACGGTGATGGTGTATGTGGCGGCGGTGTTTGGGGGCGAGAGGAgtggaaatgaaaatggaacGGTGCACCTTCGGCTTTTTGAAGGAGTTGATGGTGTAAACCTAGCAACGGAATCAACGGGTCCACTATTACGGCACACGCGGTGGATGTAATCCACGGATTTTTCGTTAAGTCTCATGACATGCCTCCTtagctccaccagtcctcgtgctcaggggctaggcgcctatgtcaggtcggcgtgcctccttggctccgttagtcctcgtgctcgggggctgggcgcctatcttaggttggcatgcctccttcgctccgccagtcctcgcgctcgggggctgggcgcctatatCAGATTGGCGCGCCTccttggctccgccagtcctcacgctcgagggctgggcacctattttaggTTAGCGTACCTCCATGACTCCACCAGTCCTTGTGCTTGGGTGCTAGGCGCCTTATTTTGAAACCTTGCAATACAACTACTGCATGAATTTTCAACCATTGGACtgattactttaatcgcttcaatgcttatgggctacttcatatggagtgcgtcttgcgatgccctctatgtgcttcccttcgatctacGGGATGCCACCTGGAGCTTGATAGTTGCATAGCCACGCGCATTTGGTCATACAcctgtggaagcttcaatttttctttcttttttgagcattgcgcagcctctccgtccCTATAACGAAACCAAAACTTCAGCCAAGAACATTACAAGCTTTGTTTTGCATCCATCAAGCtcctgttcgactccacattgctcaaggacttgagggataagggtacccacgggtccccactgACCAGAATACTGGCcggcctgacaagtgggccctaCCCGACGATGGCGTGCGGGGCAAGGCGCGAACTTCCGTGAGGCGCAATCACGGAGGCCGGACAAACCGATTCAGTCCGGATATcatgggatacttgttgtaaatcGCCTTAGATGATTTccttgtaacaaccgactagaattAGATCTTATCCGATTgcaaccctaggtcgtcagcctatgtAAGGCGGCTAGGGGTGCCACCCGAGGGCACGTTAATTCTTCGCACCTGcaatcagcaatacaatctaccAGAATACAGGATGCAGGGTATTATTTTTTGAAAGTCCGAACCTGTTTAAACCTTGCGTCCTAGTATTACCATTAGAattcttggtcttacgatctcccccgcctataaatctaccacttgggtaacccctggtggactaCCTGCCACTAAATCCGACAATCACACACCATTCTTCAACGGGTCAGCCATATAATGTGCTGCTAGAAATATCTGCATGTCACAGCACATTATATTGATGTTTCTTGTTGCACAAAACGCTATAAGTAATTAAACGCCGTGAAAGCAGGTGTCACCAGGATATTACGTACTCTCAGTGAAGTACTAGCAAGTATTAGCTGTTGAGAGATGGGGATTTTCAAGTGCCTGTCCTCGCTGCTCCTGCTCGTCCTCCCCGCTGTCCTGCTGCTCAACCTCCCCCCAGGTATGTGCGGCTGCTACAAGCGCATCTTCAGCTTCGGCGACTCCATCATCGACACTGGCAACTTCGTCCACTTGTCCCGCAACGGCTCGTCCCCATACAAGGAGCTCCCCTACGGCATGACGTTCTTCAAGAACGCGACCGGCCCCATCTGCGACGGGCGTGTCCTCGTTGATTTCTACGGTGAGCACTGCGGCTGCATGGATCTTTTCTGCTCCTAAACCGTGCCGAATTAAGCTCTCTCTTTCCATCTTGGTTCACGGTTGTGTACGCGTGCATTTCAGCGCAAgcgttccaggcttccagctgCCGATGATACCACCGAACCTGCCGGAGCAGGACACGGGGAGCTTCCCAAATGGCGCCAACTTTGCCGTGGCTGGCGCCACGGCGATACCGCCGGACTACTACCGCAGGTGGAACCACAGCGTGCCGGTGCCCCATAGCCTGGGCGTGCAGATCGGCTGGTTCAAGGAAATGCTGCAACGCCTAGCTcccggggacgacgacggtaATACCACACGCATATAAGAAGTACATTATTACTTTTGCTCGGTCGATCATGTTCATCACATGATGCATTGTGTCAGGTGCCAAGAGGCAGCTTCTGAACGAGTCTCTCATCGTGCTGGGCGAGATCGGCGGCAACGACTACAACTTCTGGTTCACCGACGGCAAGCAGCCCCACGAGCAAGCAGACCAGTTCATCCCGGACATCGTCGCGTACATCGGCTCTTTCGTCCAGGAGCTCATCGGCCTGGGCGCGAACTCCATCTTGATCCCGAACAACTTCCCCATCGGGTGCGTGCCGTTGTACCTGAGCGCGTTCTCCAGCAGCAAACCCGCGGACTACGACGGCCAACGAAATCAATCACCAACTCACCAACCCGCGGCCGATGATGCGCCTGTTCTTTATCCCCCAGCAACGAAATCAATCACCAACTCACGGCGTAACGCGTGCTAGCATCATCGGCCTGTCCTTAATTGAAATGTGTGTCTAATTCTCTACTCTAGATTAGGAATTTGGGAGATGTCCGCGAAGAGTCTAATCAAGCTCTGAATAAACAAGGAAGCAGCAAGGGTGTTTTTTCATCACGGTGCAGGTGTTTTGGGCTCCGTTGTCATCAAAGACGCATTACATTCTTGAAGTGATGAAGACCGATAATCATCATTCAATCTCAGCTGCATGCACAACGAATCCATTGCAGGCTTCCGCACCATGATTTCAGAAGAAATTAAATCTTCTATCGAGTAGTGCATATCGGGAAGGACAAAAGGATCTGtgtttgatcaaaattgatTTGTCGCCAAGCATAGAGGAAAAACCCCAAGATATGTAACATCTTCAACAACGAAGACAAGATCCATGGCGAGGGATTTAGCCCTGAGTAGAAAGAGAAATCGGGTCGCTGATCCAGAAAAAAAAGACCAAGTTGCCCTTTAAATATTATGTAATTATTTTAATATCTATCTGCTTTAAAATCCGTGCGCTTTTTTAAAAGAGGATCACCGGAGCAGTTCTCCATAGATAATTGACACTCTCTACTCTAAAAGAGTGTTACAAAATCAAATGCCCCACGTGAAGGGTATCGATGATGATCCTTTAGTTGCCATCAGAAATGTACACCCAAAAAATCCCTGTAGTTACTGATGGAATTTTATTAGAATGAATTAATTTTTAGATCATTAAGACTGTATATTGTATCAACATCAGTTTTTAGTGGGATGATGGACTTGATTTTGTAATGTTTGGCATCAAGAAGTTTCAACTAGGTCCAATATATGAAATCACATTGAGTGTAACCTTAGTTGGTTAGGTTCCTTGTGGTTGGAATCTAACTACCCGAGTTCAAATCCTAGGCTCATGctcacatttttttttctagaaattaACGGCGCTAGCTATTCTTTTAATGGTAGGTGACGTGCTCGTCAACAACGAGGCACTTATGATGATTTATAGATAAATGTAATATATAGTAAACAATCTTAACTAGAGCATTGATAAAAATATCTGTCCCAGGAAATCATCCCAATATGATTTTGCAAGAAATCTCTCCAGTTTATACAATTTTGACTCGACTGAAATAGTAAATGTGGCTGGATGTATATCTTTGGATCGCATGCCATGCTGATACACCAGGGGTGCGTGTGCATTTGAATGAGTTAAGTTTGTGTTCTAGGATTACTATCTCAAAccttcttcttaatacaatgatacaTAGCTCTCATGCGTATtcgataaaaaaatattgatgttCTTTTTCAAGGATTAATTTGAGGATGCAAGTGTATCCCAACAAAATTATATTACCACAATCATGTGTATCTACTTGTTAAGCACTACTCTGTTCGTCCATTATTGTAAAGCAGGGGTTTTAGAAGAGGATATCTGAATGTTATGTTTTTAGAACTTGCCTGTGAAAGCCTTCGAAGCCAtattttgatcttttaattTCTCTTGCAATATATTATCAATTGATATGAAACTAGTATCATGTTGAAGTTCCTTGGAATACGAATATATTGATGTAACTTCTATATACTAAAACATGTAcataatttggtcaaattttgcaaatttgattttcttttcaaatTTAAATGTTCCTTGCATTGATGGAAGTAGAGAGAAAATGCTGATATTTCGTTtgttatgtactccctccgtttcaaattatatatatatatatatatatatatatatatcgttttggtttttctaaattcataggtgtttgtatgcatctagacatacactatatttagatgcgtACAAACacatatgaatctagaaaaatcaaaacaacttataatttgggacagagagagtagtaggtatcTTATGTAGCCAACTTGTGTTTCTTACTCTAAGTCTTGCTTCTTCTTTATCTCATGGATGTCACATATACCCAAGGAAAAAGTGTATGTTTCATCCATTAAGTATTTTAAAAGTGTGTTATTCATCCCTTATGTTTTAATTGGTGCAAATAAACCCCTCAACAATTTATATCAGTGCACTAATCATCCTGCTTTGCTTTAATAATGGTTTAGTATCATCTAATGGTGGTTTTTGCTACATAATCATCTTACTAATCACTACTTAGTGATATAATATGCTGAGTTGAAAATATAAAGTCCAAAAAAAATCAGTACATCCTCCCTGAACCGATTCACACCAAACTACTATAGCGATTGACTCAATATAAGATGTGGGTACGGTAAGAGTAATAAGCAAGATGGTTATATGGTCTAAACCATTGTTATATGACATTAAATcattgttaaactaaggtgggatgataaatgcaccaaTTCAGTTAGTTAAGGGATTGATTTGCATCAAATGAAATATGAGGGATGAATGTCACATATTTGcaatacttgagggatgaaaaatacactttttcctaTATACAATACCACTAAAACCTATACGAAGTCTCTTTGCCATTATTCATGTTTCTTAAGGGTTTGAGCACTATTTTGTCTTTAGAAACAACAAATAGTATACAAAAGCACAACTAGGTTGATGAACATAGTAATAGTATTCCGGTAATTATGTATCACTAGCTAGCTACTATATCACCTCTCCAAACAGCACTATTTTTAGACAGTTCAGATTTGTACTGGTGTCTATCGTAGAGATAATGACGCCATGGCATGTGGAGTGCGCACGCACTTTTGCGAATTAGGGGATTACACGTGCCAATGCTATTAGCCCATGTGATCCACCACATCAGTACAAAGTTCTCTCATCCCTTTCCTCTCCTTCTCAACTCTCTAACAATGTACACTAGCATATCATGCCTAGACCTAAATGATGGTCGGAAGGAAGGCAATGCTTCTTTTGAAGAGAACAACGGGGGCAGAGGATGCCCACCTAAACTTTTCACCGTGATAAGCTCTGCGATGAACCATATCCCTTACGTGTGGGGGCATTAGCTTGGCAAGCTAGAGAGTACAGGCAattcttcttcagttcttcatGAGTGTATGTAGCAAATGGCGTCCCAAGAAGTCATCACAGCCACTAGGGTTCCAGACAAGTTCCACACGTTGCTTTTGAGGACAACACTGCACTCGGAGAAAGGTAAAATATCTTTGTGAGTTGTTTTGTCCAATAATATGTTGAGAATTCATGATCCTAGCTACTATTTCTTAGTTAGAAACCTAACTTTGTACTATGAAGTTTCCATTGAGTTCAAAGATCAATTTTGTTTG encodes the following:
- the LOC117856418 gene encoding GDSL esterase/lipase At1g28600, encoding MGIFKCLSSLLLLVLPAVLLLNLPPGMCGCYKRIFSFGDSIIDTGNFVHLSRNGSSPYKELPYGMTFFKNATGPICDGRVLVDFYGFQLPMIPPNLPEQDTGSFPNGANFAVAGATAIPPDYYRRWNHSVPVPHSLGVQIGWFKEMLQRLAPGDDDGAKRQLLNESLIVLGEIGGNDYNFWFTDGKQPHEQADQFIPDIVAYIGSFVQELIGLGANSILIPNNFPIGCVPLYLSAFSSSKPADYDGQRNQSPTHQPAADDAPVLYPPATKSITNSRRNAC